Proteins encoded within one genomic window of Calonectris borealis chromosome 1, bCalBor7.hap1.2, whole genome shotgun sequence:
- the THAP5 gene encoding THAP domain-containing protein 5, with protein MPRYCAASCCKNRGGQSARDQRKLSFYPFPLHDKERLEKWLRNMKRDAWTPSKHQLLCSDHFTPDSLDVRWGIRYLKHTAVPTIFSSAGDEEKDSSQNSPQEIKRENPEETNTNVVSEKASVSLEPCIPKKNPVIAENVDKKVEVVCSTALSKPLQIQKLQLQNREDFQADRVVLDNSSKQHIHQPNPILMAAAVQSMEATSVHTSVEDPVGCTATVLQFTDPDYLNSSLKLKNALGSITDYAIENPNSHVVGCSVEVQPSENAVFLSTVTQTIEQFSASEESIIAIIVPAETPEKPEIVNSSFLPIKQEFLDTEETETDKSVYMSPYGGSEVLQTEHSYCKQDIDRDHLWQKISKLHSKITLLEMQEIKTLGRLRSLEALIGQLKQENLLSEEKLKIVENCFTTLEVTMIQ; from the exons aTGCCGCGCTACTGTGCCGCGTCCTGCTGCAAGAACCGAGGGGGCCAAAGCGCCAGGGACCAGCGCAAGCTGAGCTTCTACCC atTTCCACTTCATGATAAAGAGAGACTTGAGAAGTGGCTGCGGAATATGAAACGAGATGCATGGACTCCAAGTAAGCACCAGCTTCTGTGCAGTGATCATTTTACCCCTGATTCCCTTGATGTGCGATGGGGTATACGATACCTGAAACATACTGCTGTACCAACAATTTTCTCTTCCGCAGGTGATGAG gaaaaagATTCTTCTCAGAACAGCCCACAAGAGATAAAGAGAGAAAATCCggaagaaacaaatacaaatgtaGTGTCGGAGAAAGCATCTGTATCACTTGAACCTTGTATACCAAAGAAAAATCCCGTAATTGCAGAAAACGTAGACAAAAAAGTAGAAGTAGTTTGCTCAACTGCATTGAGTAAACCTTTACAAATTCAAAAACTGCAACTTCAAAACAGAGAAGACTTTCAGGCAGACCGTGTCGTTCTTGATAATTCATCTAAGCAGCATATACATCAACCTAATCCTATTTTAATGGCAGCAGCagtccagagcatggaagctacCAGTGTTCATACCTCTGTAGAGGATCCAGTAGGTTGTACAGCCACAGTCTTGCAATTTACAGACCCTGACTACTTGAATTCATCTCTGAAACTGAAAAACGCTTTAGGTTCAATTACTGACTATGCAATTGAAAATCCTAACTCTCACGTTGTAGGCTGCTCTGTTGAAGTACAGCCTagtgaaaatgcagtttttctgaGTACAGTCACACAAACTATTGAACAGTTCAGTGCAAGTGAAGAATCTATCATTGCTATTATTGTGCCAGCCGAGACTCCAGAAAAGCCTGAAATAGTAAATAGTTCTTTCCTGCCTATTAAGCAAGAGTTTCTTGACACAGAGGAGACAGAAACCGATAAATCTGTGTATATGAGTCCATATGGTGGAAGTGAAGTATTACAAACTGAGCATTCATACTGCAAACAAGACATAGACAGAGATCACCTTTGGCAAAAAATTTCAAAGCTCCACTCTAAGATAACTCTACTTGAAATGCAGGAGATAAAAACTTTGGGGAGACTCAGGTCCTTGGAAGCTCTTATTGGACAATTGAAGCAAGAAAACctgctttctgaagaaaagctgaagattGTAGAAAACTGCTTTACAACACTTGAAGTGACTATGATACAGTAA
- the DNAJB9 gene encoding dnaJ homolog subfamily B member 9, producing MATTQSVFTFALCILMITELILATESYYDILGVPKNASDRQIKKAFHKLAMKYHPDKNKSPGAEAKFREIAEAYETLSDENKRREYDQFVHHGGQGNNGSPFHQSFNFNFDDLFKDFDLFSQNARSKKHFENHFRSHREAHNRQRRSFQEFSFGGGLFDDVFENMEKMFSFSDFENAHRHAVRTDTRFHGSSKHCRTVTQRRGNMVTTYTDCSGQ from the exons ATGGCAACTACACAATCTGTCTTCACATTTGCTCTCTGCATTTTAATGATAACTGAATTAATACTGGCTACAGAGAGCTATTATGATATCTTAGGAGTTCCAAAAAATGCATCTGACCGCCAGATCAAGAAGGCATTTCACAAGCTGGCTATGAAATACCACCCAGACAAAAATAAGAGTCCTGGTGCAGAAGCAAAATTTAGAGAAATTGCTGAAG CATATGAAACATTATCAGATGAGAATAAACGAAGAGAATATGATCAGTTTGTTCATCATGGAGGACAAGGAAATAATGGAAGCCCGTTCCATCAGTCATTTAATTTCAACTTTGACGATCTGTTCAAAGACTTTGACCTCTTTAGTCAAAACGCACGGTcaaaaaagcactttgaaaatcaCTTCCGAAGTCATCGGGAAGCTCACAATCGACAAAGACGTTCTTTTCAAGAGTTCTCCTTTGGAGGTGGACTGTTTGATGATGTGtttgaaaatatggaaaaaatgttttcgtTTAGTGACTTTGAAAATGCACACCGACATGCGGTGCGAACTGATACCAGGTTTCATGGATCCAGCAAGCACTGTAGGACTGTCACTCAGAGACGAGGAAACATGGTTACCACGTATACAGACTGCTCTGGACAAtga